One part of the Marinobacter sp. MDS2 genome encodes these proteins:
- the cobD gene encoding threonine-phosphate decarboxylase CobD, which produces MIPFHSPESPEHGGRLEAAVRKWGIPRDQWLDLSTGINPVPYPIPEIPMEVWQRLPEPDDGLEDIIRHWAGAPAEAACLPVAGSQQAIMALPAVRKRLHGLGRVAVPMPGYREHGHAWQRAGFDVVGISAQQALADDLSWLDSVDVVVWINPNNPTGQVLSPERLLAWRQRLARRGGWLVVDEAFIEGLPDHTLDPWAGAANLIILRSLGKFFGLAGIRAGAALLERELAKHVNHELGPWPISGPARYLMKRVLQDENWQAEALIKQKEASVRLFALLEQHGLGHPSGALLFQTVRHPQAAGIADRLAQCGILVRCFDTPEALRFGLPADEASWRRLADALSGIHICH; this is translated from the coding sequence GTGATTCCGTTTCATTCACCGGAGAGCCCCGAGCACGGCGGCAGGCTGGAAGCCGCGGTGCGCAAATGGGGCATACCCCGAGACCAGTGGCTGGATCTTTCTACCGGTATAAACCCTGTTCCTTATCCGATTCCTGAAATTCCCATGGAGGTTTGGCAGCGCCTGCCCGAGCCGGATGATGGTCTGGAAGACATCATCCGTCATTGGGCCGGTGCACCGGCCGAGGCGGCCTGTCTGCCTGTGGCGGGTAGCCAGCAAGCCATCATGGCATTACCGGCCGTTCGCAAGCGCTTGCACGGGCTTGGCCGGGTGGCGGTGCCCATGCCGGGTTACCGGGAGCATGGCCATGCCTGGCAGCGGGCGGGTTTTGATGTGGTGGGTATTTCAGCGCAACAAGCGCTGGCGGATGATCTGAGCTGGCTGGATTCGGTGGATGTGGTGGTTTGGATTAACCCGAACAATCCGACCGGGCAGGTGTTATCGCCCGAGCGATTATTGGCATGGCGGCAACGGCTAGCGCGGCGCGGTGGCTGGTTGGTGGTGGATGAGGCGTTCATCGAAGGGCTTCCCGACCATACGCTCGACCCATGGGCGGGCGCAGCCAATCTCATCATACTGAGGTCGTTAGGCAAGTTTTTCGGTTTGGCCGGAATTCGCGCCGGCGCGGCGCTGTTAGAGCGTGAGCTGGCAAAACACGTCAACCACGAACTCGGGCCTTGGCCTATAAGCGGCCCTGCGCGATATCTGATGAAGCGGGTTTTGCAAGACGAGAACTGGCAAGCTGAAGCATTGATCAAGCAAAAAGAAGCATCTGTCAGATTGTTCGCTTTGCTTGAACAACACGGTCTGGGCCACCCTTCCGGTGCGTTGTTGTTTCAGACGGTAAGACACCCGCAGGCAGCGGGAATCGCAGACCGGCTCGCCCAGTGCGGAATTCTGGTGCGGTGCTTCGATACTCCCGAGGCTTTGCGCTTTGGTTTGCCCGCCGATGAGGCCAGCTGGCGGCGCCTGGCTGACGCTCTGTCGGGAATTCATATATGTCATTGA
- a CDS encoding TonB-dependent receptor domain-containing protein has protein sequence MTPSKAIPALLLLPLAFPATAADRQTDSSTLEPIVVTATLGPLTAGESLSSVTVIDQDAIRQQNPSDFAELLRGQPGINVTGNGSFGKTTSVYTRGTANDSTLFLVDGVRLRSATSGGPSWQYFPAELVERVEIVRGAKSSLYGSDAVGGVIQAFTLDPEETPAGWVELGAGNFNTQKGSAGVAASAGNTRFSLSGLHKETDGTAVITDGEDRGFRNTAGVGRIVHELESGGEASLVVVQSEGNTEYEGGNIDYMLRTIGFGLETPVSDHWRQSLQFSESRDETDNVTPTFSSTFDTRSRAARWDNTFTWNVHELVVGTELMNDEVGGTTDYAETSRSNLALYTQLRLNFGPTDLMLSLRGDDNEAYGKNETGSVALGHAFDRSHRVRVSYGTAFRAPTFNDLYFPGANPDLKAEESATFEVGFSGHYQYWFWDTALFQLDVDNLIAWAPTPSGMWTPMNVNEARIRGVEFGAGFERDGWRGDAALTLLDPENRETGNRLQRRSGKTLRLDLSKDIGTWNFGGTVVAEGYRYDDASNDDRLSGFVTLDLRAGWRFAKDWSTRLTVANVLDKEYSTARYSSSQDLDYIAAGRTAMLTVRYDIR, from the coding sequence ATGACCCCTTCGAAGGCCATTCCGGCGTTACTTTTGTTGCCCCTGGCGTTTCCGGCCACTGCGGCTGACCGACAAACTGATAGCTCCACTCTTGAGCCGATCGTAGTCACAGCGACCCTCGGTCCGCTGACAGCGGGCGAAAGCCTGTCGTCAGTCACCGTGATCGATCAAGACGCTATTCGCCAGCAAAATCCGTCCGATTTTGCTGAACTTCTGCGTGGTCAGCCGGGCATTAACGTGACAGGCAATGGATCGTTCGGGAAAACCACGAGCGTGTACACACGTGGCACCGCGAATGATTCAACCCTGTTTTTAGTGGATGGCGTGCGTCTGCGTTCAGCCACCTCTGGCGGTCCCTCCTGGCAGTATTTCCCTGCCGAACTCGTTGAGCGTGTCGAAATTGTTCGTGGGGCAAAGAGTTCGCTTTACGGCTCCGACGCCGTAGGTGGCGTGATTCAGGCGTTTACGCTTGATCCGGAGGAGACACCGGCTGGATGGGTAGAGCTCGGTGCAGGCAACTTCAATACGCAAAAAGGAAGCGCCGGTGTGGCCGCTAGCGCAGGAAACACACGCTTTAGCTTAAGTGGCCTTCATAAGGAAACCGATGGTACGGCGGTGATCACGGATGGTGAAGATCGAGGTTTCCGAAACACCGCGGGAGTTGGGCGAATTGTCCACGAATTAGAATCTGGCGGCGAAGCCAGTCTGGTTGTAGTTCAGAGCGAAGGTAATACTGAGTACGAAGGTGGCAACATCGATTATATGCTCCGAACCATTGGCTTTGGGCTGGAAACTCCGGTGAGTGACCACTGGCGTCAGTCGTTGCAGTTTTCCGAGTCTCGTGACGAAACCGATAATGTGACACCTACCTTCAGCAGCACTTTTGACACACGATCCCGTGCAGCTCGCTGGGACAACACGTTTACTTGGAATGTTCACGAGTTGGTTGTTGGTACTGAATTGATGAATGATGAAGTGGGCGGCACGACAGATTATGCCGAGACTAGCCGATCTAATTTGGCACTTTATACGCAGCTGCGTTTGAATTTCGGGCCAACCGATCTGATGCTGAGCTTGCGAGGGGATGATAACGAGGCTTACGGCAAGAACGAGACCGGCAGTGTTGCCTTGGGGCACGCCTTCGATCGTTCTCACCGTGTCCGGGTGAGCTACGGTACCGCTTTCCGCGCCCCGACATTCAATGATTTGTATTTTCCGGGTGCCAACCCGGATCTTAAGGCAGAAGAATCAGCGACTTTCGAAGTTGGTTTCAGTGGACACTACCAGTATTGGTTCTGGGATACCGCATTGTTCCAGCTTGATGTAGACAATCTGATTGCATGGGCACCTACGCCCAGTGGTATGTGGACACCGATGAACGTCAACGAAGCCCGGATTCGTGGTGTGGAATTTGGTGCAGGCTTTGAGCGCGACGGATGGCGCGGTGATGCCGCTTTGACTTTGCTTGATCCTGAAAACCGGGAAACTGGCAACCGTCTTCAGCGTCGCAGTGGCAAAACCTTGCGACTCGACTTGAGCAAGGACATCGGAACCTGGAACTTTGGCGGAACGGTGGTTGCGGAAGGTTATCGGTACGACGATGCCAGTAATGATGATCGGTTGTCGGGTTTTGTCACGCTGGACTTGCGAGCCGGCTGGCGTTTTGCCAAGGACTGGTCAACGCGCCTAACAGTGGCTAACGTTCTGGATAAAGAATACAGCACTGCTCGATATTCCAGCTCACAAGATTTGGATTATATTGCTGCAGGCCGCACAGCCATGCTGACCGTCCGTTATGACATTCGATAA
- a CDS encoding cobalamin-binding protein: MIKLKAIAVMLGWMLLALPGLAAPVCVTDDLGAEVCLDQPAKRIATLSPGATELVFAAGAGDKVVAVVNYSDYPEAARKLPLVGNHTRIDLEALLAHKPDLVITWRTGNPPAQMEMLRALGLPMFAIEPRTFEGVSKAIEQLSILAGTEQEGFAEAERFRKGIAKIADQYKDAEPMPVFYQVWQTPLMTINDDHLIGKVVQLCGGVNVFGDMPRLVPRISAEVVLEADPHAIITASVEGIEDNQLDHWKSYSGMNAVAKHNLFFVPASPISRPTPRLLEASRDICQRLDVARGR; this comes from the coding sequence GTGATAAAGCTGAAAGCGATAGCCGTGATGTTGGGCTGGATGCTGCTGGCACTTCCGGGATTGGCTGCCCCAGTTTGCGTAACGGATGACCTGGGTGCAGAAGTTTGCCTGGATCAACCAGCAAAACGCATCGCCACCTTGTCACCCGGTGCCACCGAGTTGGTATTTGCTGCTGGAGCGGGCGATAAGGTGGTCGCTGTGGTGAACTACAGCGATTACCCCGAAGCAGCCCGCAAGTTACCCTTGGTAGGTAATCACACCCGAATAGATCTGGAAGCGTTGTTGGCGCATAAGCCTGATTTGGTGATTACGTGGCGCACCGGTAATCCCCCGGCGCAAATGGAGATGCTGAGAGCACTCGGTTTGCCCATGTTTGCCATTGAACCACGTACCTTTGAGGGCGTTTCGAAAGCCATTGAACAGCTTTCGATACTGGCGGGCACGGAACAGGAAGGCTTTGCGGAAGCAGAACGTTTCCGCAAAGGAATCGCCAAGATTGCTGATCAGTACAAGGACGCAGAGCCCATGCCGGTCTTCTATCAAGTCTGGCAGACGCCGCTGATGACCATCAACGATGATCATTTGATTGGAAAAGTGGTTCAGCTTTGCGGCGGGGTGAATGTATTCGGCGACATGCCGCGGCTGGTGCCTAGAATAAGCGCAGAAGTGGTGCTGGAGGCCGACCCCCATGCAATTATTACCGCAAGTGTTGAGGGTATCGAAGATAACCAACTCGATCACTGGAAGAGCTATTCTGGAATGAACGCCGTGGCAAAACACAATCTGTTCTTTGTGCCAGCATCTCCGATATCAAGGCCGACCCCGCGGCTTCTTGAAGCGAGTCGTGATATTTGCCAAAGACTGGATGTTGCCCGTGGACGCTAG
- a CDS encoding iron ABC transporter permease, whose product MTRSLLVLSTIALTAFMLALAVGSVTIAPSELWAVIQGGGSKLHQTLLLELRLPRTLAAFATGGLLAVAGALMQVLLRNPLADPYVLGLSGGAAVGALLAMLTGMGALLISGSAFAGAMLAMVLVFGLAHGTGSWTASRLLLTGVVVAAGWGAVITLMLAITPSYKLPGMLYWLMGDVSYARTPWPALVVLVLAILVILPLARNLNVLARGPMQAAALGVSVRPLEWTIYVLASLLTATAVTTAGSIGFVGLIVPHMLRLVLGNDQRIILPASALAGGTLLVLADTLARTVIAPEQLPVGVITALLGVPTFLYLLHRSR is encoded by the coding sequence ATGACCCGTTCCCTGCTGGTGCTCAGTACGATTGCGTTGACTGCCTTTATGTTGGCGCTGGCGGTAGGCAGCGTAACCATTGCACCGTCAGAGCTCTGGGCTGTCATTCAGGGCGGGGGCAGCAAGTTGCACCAGACTTTGCTGTTGGAGTTGCGCCTGCCGCGAACCCTTGCCGCATTTGCGACCGGTGGTCTACTGGCGGTTGCCGGAGCATTGATGCAGGTGTTGTTACGCAACCCGTTGGCTGACCCGTATGTGCTGGGGTTGTCCGGCGGTGCCGCGGTTGGCGCGTTGTTGGCGATGCTGACCGGAATGGGGGCTTTGCTGATCTCGGGCTCTGCCTTTGCCGGCGCCATGCTGGCAATGGTGTTGGTGTTCGGTCTTGCCCACGGCACCGGCAGTTGGACCGCCTCGCGCCTGCTGCTGACCGGTGTTGTAGTGGCCGCTGGTTGGGGAGCTGTGATCACCCTCATGCTGGCGATCACACCCTCTTATAAACTGCCAGGCATGCTGTACTGGCTGATGGGCGATGTTTCCTATGCTCGTACCCCTTGGCCTGCGTTAGTGGTTCTTGTGCTGGCGATTCTGGTGATTCTGCCGCTTGCCAGAAATCTGAACGTGTTGGCGCGTGGCCCGATGCAGGCAGCGGCATTAGGGGTATCGGTGCGTCCGCTTGAGTGGACTATCTATGTGCTCGCCAGCCTGCTGACCGCGACGGCGGTAACAACCGCAGGCAGTATCGGGTTTGTAGGCCTGATCGTACCGCATATGCTACGGCTGGTGTTGGGCAACGACCAGCGCATCATTTTGCCTGCCAGTGCCTTGGCGGGCGGCACTCTCCTTGTCTTGGCGGATACCCTCGCCCGCACCGTGATCGCGCCTGAGCAACTTCCTGTGGGCGTTATTACTGCGTTACTGGGCGTACCGACCTTCCTCTATCTACTGCACCGGAGCCGTTAA
- a CDS encoding ABC transporter ATP-binding protein: MSTLHTRDLIINVPGRADGFPLNLSVEPGQTWGVLGPNGAGKTTLLHTLAGLLPARSGRVVLNDSLLIELKRRDIARQLGLVFQERQDSFPATVMETALIGRHPWLSPWESEQADDQARAQQALAALDVDQLSDRLLSTLSGGERQRVAIATLMTQNPDIWLLDEPTNHLDLHHQVKVMSLLRDQAELGKAVFMCLHDLNLAARWCSHVLLLYANGDACWGPAEQMLIPEALERLYNQRLVALKENGLSVFVPA; encoded by the coding sequence ATGAGCACGTTGCATACTCGCGATCTGATCATCAATGTGCCCGGTAGAGCAGACGGTTTTCCCCTTAATCTGAGTGTGGAACCCGGTCAGACGTGGGGGGTGTTGGGCCCTAACGGGGCCGGAAAAACCACTCTGCTGCATACCCTAGCGGGCCTATTGCCAGCACGCAGTGGCCGAGTTGTGTTGAACGACTCGCTGCTGATAGAGCTAAAACGCCGTGATATTGCTCGGCAGCTGGGACTGGTCTTTCAGGAGCGGCAAGACAGTTTCCCCGCAACGGTCATGGAAACTGCCTTGATTGGGCGTCACCCATGGTTGTCGCCTTGGGAGAGTGAACAAGCCGATGATCAGGCAAGAGCTCAACAGGCGCTGGCGGCGCTGGATGTCGATCAATTGTCGGATCGATTGCTCAGTACCTTGTCGGGCGGCGAGCGTCAGCGGGTTGCCATCGCAACACTGATGACCCAGAACCCGGATATCTGGTTGCTGGATGAGCCGACGAATCATCTTGACCTGCACCATCAGGTCAAGGTCATGAGTCTGCTCAGAGATCAGGCCGAGTTGGGTAAAGCCGTTTTCATGTGCCTGCACGACCTGAACCTGGCCGCGCGTTGGTGCAGTCATGTTCTGCTGCTGTACGCCAATGGTGACGCCTGTTGGGGCCCTGCGGAACAGATGTTGATACCAGAAGCGCTGGAGCGTTTGTACAACCAGCGCCTTGTTGCTCTGAAAGAAAATGGGCTGTCGGTATTTGTTCCAGCTTAA
- the cobO gene encoding cob(I)yrinic acid a,c-diamide adenosyltransferase: protein MKERAKDPERHAKRMAAKQKIMQERIARAQKEQGVLLVLTGPGKGKSSSGFGMVARALGHGMKVGIVQFIKGAFSTGEEAFFRDLPNVTYHVMGQGYTWDTQNREQDVKSANEAWDITAAMLKDDSYDLILLDELNIALKYEYIDLDRVLDDLQARPEMQHVVVTGRSAPQELIDLADTVTEMGVVKHAFKDQGIKAQKGVEL from the coding sequence ATGAAAGAACGCGCTAAAGACCCCGAACGCCACGCCAAACGCATGGCCGCCAAACAAAAAATCATGCAGGAACGGATCGCCCGGGCTCAGAAAGAGCAAGGTGTGCTACTGGTGCTGACCGGCCCCGGTAAGGGCAAAAGCAGCTCCGGTTTCGGCATGGTGGCCCGTGCTCTGGGGCATGGCATGAAGGTGGGCATTGTCCAGTTCATCAAAGGCGCCTTCAGCACCGGAGAAGAAGCCTTCTTCCGGGACCTGCCAAATGTCACCTACCATGTGATGGGCCAAGGTTACACGTGGGATACCCAGAACCGGGAGCAGGATGTTAAGAGCGCCAACGAGGCTTGGGACATCACCGCGGCCATGCTGAAAGACGACAGCTACGACTTGATCTTGCTGGACGAGCTGAACATTGCTCTCAAATACGAATATATTGACCTCGACCGGGTACTGGACGACCTGCAGGCTCGCCCTGAAATGCAGCATGTGGTTGTAACCGGCCGCAGTGCGCCGCAAGAGCTGATTGATCTGGCCGATACCGTCACAGAAATGGGCGTGGTGAAGCACGCCTTCAAAGACCAGGGCATCAAAGCCCAGAAGGGTGTGGAACTGTAA
- a CDS encoding cobyric acid synthase: MPTLMVQGTTSDAGKTTVVAALCRWLARQGVSVAPFKPQNMALNSAVTVDGGEIGRSTALQALACGLEPHSDMNPVLLKPQSDCGAQVILRGQVHGNMDALDYHAYKAEAMASVMASWRALSERYDVIIAEGAGSPAEINLRANDIANMGFAEAADCPVLLVGDIDKGGVFAQLVGTLELLSETERARTAGYIINRFRGDIALLEPGLDWLEARTSKPVFGVLPYLHGLVVDSEDSVSIEGSSEAGALNVVVPVLPRISNHNDFDPLRLHPGVNLTFVGPDQPVPPFDLIILPGSKSTRHDLQWLKQQGWPEALRKHLRYGGKVLGICGGFQMLGKWVEDPGGLEGEVGRTEGLGLLEMNTRMVAGKQLKQVSGALAPSVAGAATNLTMQGYEMHNGVTEGPALTRPFAELNGQPDGAVSDDGQIAGTYVHGLFDAPEACDAILTWAGLNQAAAQAVDYQSHRIQQLDRLADHVETCLDTDRLRSLLQL; the protein is encoded by the coding sequence ATGCCCACGTTGATGGTTCAGGGCACCACGTCGGATGCGGGGAAGACCACCGTTGTGGCGGCCCTATGCCGATGGCTGGCCCGCCAGGGTGTGTCGGTTGCGCCGTTCAAACCCCAAAACATGGCCCTGAACAGTGCGGTGACGGTGGATGGCGGCGAGATTGGCCGCTCCACAGCTCTGCAGGCCTTAGCGTGCGGCCTTGAGCCTCACAGCGATATGAACCCGGTTCTGCTGAAGCCTCAAAGCGACTGCGGCGCCCAGGTGATCTTGAGAGGCCAAGTCCACGGTAATATGGATGCCTTGGACTATCACGCCTACAAGGCTGAGGCGATGGCATCGGTGATGGCCAGCTGGCGCGCGCTGAGCGAGCGCTACGACGTGATCATTGCCGAAGGTGCCGGCAGCCCGGCCGAGATCAACCTGCGAGCCAACGACATCGCCAATATGGGCTTTGCCGAAGCAGCGGATTGCCCCGTACTGTTGGTGGGCGATATCGACAAAGGCGGTGTCTTCGCGCAATTGGTCGGTACTTTGGAATTATTGTCTGAAACCGAGCGGGCGCGAACGGCGGGCTACATCATCAATCGCTTTCGGGGCGATATTGCGTTATTGGAGCCGGGGCTCGACTGGCTTGAAGCTCGCACGAGCAAACCAGTGTTTGGCGTACTGCCGTACCTTCACGGGCTGGTGGTGGATTCCGAAGACAGTGTCAGTATCGAAGGAAGTAGCGAAGCCGGCGCGTTGAACGTGGTGGTGCCGGTACTGCCCCGCATCAGCAACCACAACGACTTTGACCCCTTGCGGCTGCATCCAGGGGTAAACCTCACCTTTGTTGGTCCGGACCAACCCGTACCGCCTTTCGATCTGATCATCCTGCCGGGCAGCAAAAGCACCCGTCACGATTTGCAGTGGCTGAAACAGCAAGGCTGGCCTGAAGCTCTGCGCAAGCACCTGCGTTATGGCGGCAAGGTGTTGGGGATTTGTGGCGGCTTTCAGATGCTGGGGAAATGGGTTGAAGATCCGGGCGGCCTTGAAGGCGAAGTCGGCCGCACCGAAGGCTTGGGCCTGCTGGAAATGAACACGCGGATGGTAGCCGGTAAGCAGCTGAAGCAAGTCTCTGGCGCGCTGGCGCCCAGCGTGGCGGGCGCGGCTACAAATTTAACGATGCAGGGCTATGAAATGCACAACGGCGTAACTGAGGGCCCGGCCCTGACTCGCCCTTTTGCAGAGTTGAACGGTCAGCCCGATGGCGCGGTCAGTGATGATGGCCAAATCGCGGGTACATACGTGCATGGTTTGTTCGACGCGCCCGAAGCCTGCGATGCTATTCTGACGTGGGCGGGTTTGAATCAGGCTGCGGCACAAGCGGTGGATTACCAAAGCCACCGAATACAGCAGTTGGACCGCTTGGCGGATCACGTAGAAACCTGTTTGGATACCGATCGGCTAAGGAGCCTGTTGCAGCTATGA
- the bluB gene encoding 5,6-dimethylbenzimidazole synthase, with translation MSNHNDPFTEAQREGLYRAIFERRDVRSQFLPEPIPDDVLARILKAAHHAPSVGFMQPWDFIVIDSLPVREQVLASFDEENAKAADNYTGERKESYRSLKLQGIIESPINLCITCDRSRGGPHVLGRNSIMEMDLFSTCLAVQNLWLSARAEGIGVGWVSILDQDRLSDILQLPDQVYPLAYLCLGYVSEFLDQPELQAKGWRSRLPLEELVHGNGWGQPLDQIGLAEQLKKS, from the coding sequence ATGAGCAATCACAACGACCCGTTCACTGAAGCCCAGCGAGAAGGGCTGTACCGGGCTATTTTTGAACGCCGCGACGTGCGCTCGCAGTTTCTTCCCGAGCCTATTCCGGACGATGTTTTAGCCCGAATCCTGAAAGCCGCCCATCACGCGCCGTCCGTAGGTTTTATGCAGCCGTGGGACTTCATCGTGATTGACAGTTTGCCGGTACGGGAGCAGGTGCTGGCCAGCTTCGATGAAGAGAACGCCAAGGCCGCTGATAACTACACCGGCGAGCGCAAGGAATCCTATCGCAGCTTGAAGCTTCAAGGCATTATCGAAAGCCCGATCAACCTGTGCATCACCTGCGACCGTTCCCGGGGTGGCCCGCATGTGTTGGGCCGAAACTCGATCATGGAAATGGACTTGTTCAGCACCTGTCTGGCGGTGCAAAACCTTTGGCTGTCAGCCCGGGCTGAAGGCATTGGTGTCGGTTGGGTCAGTATTTTGGATCAGGACCGGTTGTCGGATATTCTGCAGTTGCCCGATCAGGTTTACCCGTTGGCATACCTTTGTTTGGGTTATGTCAGCGAGTTTCTGGATCAACCAGAATTGCAGGCGAAAGGCTGGCGCTCTCGCCTGCCTCTGGAAGAGCTGGTGCACGGAAATGGTTGGGGGCAGCCGTTAGATCAGATTGGCCTGGCTGAGCAATTGAAAAAGAGTTGA
- a CDS encoding DNA-3-methyladenine glycosylase I, with amino-acid sequence MTFSVFYEQAAARKGGEAAMKALLPPKPERERLREIGDDRYLSEITRCIFKAGFVWRVIENKWPDFEAAFEGFVPAYWQQVPVEVLEQLAGDTRVVRNLQKIRTVPENARMIMEVAQDHGSFGRFLAEWPSEDQVGLLMYLKRNGARLGGNTAQYFLRRVGWDGFIMSRDVVTALTRAEILDASPSSKKGLTQAQEAFNEWHQETGLPISHLSRIVSFTVDN; translated from the coding sequence ATGACATTTTCGGTTTTCTATGAGCAGGCCGCCGCTCGAAAAGGTGGCGAGGCTGCAATGAAGGCACTGCTGCCGCCGAAGCCAGAGCGTGAGCGGCTGAGAGAAATAGGCGACGACCGTTACCTTTCCGAAATCACCCGGTGCATTTTCAAGGCCGGGTTTGTCTGGCGCGTGATCGAGAACAAATGGCCGGATTTCGAGGCGGCCTTTGAAGGTTTCGTTCCGGCTTATTGGCAACAGGTGCCGGTAGAAGTGTTGGAGCAGCTGGCGGGTGATACGCGAGTTGTCCGAAACCTGCAGAAAATCCGCACGGTGCCCGAAAACGCCCGAATGATTATGGAGGTTGCTCAGGATCACGGAAGCTTTGGCCGCTTTCTGGCGGAATGGCCCAGTGAGGATCAGGTCGGCTTGTTGATGTACCTGAAGCGCAACGGCGCTCGACTGGGCGGCAATACCGCCCAGTATTTTCTGCGTCGGGTAGGCTGGGATGGATTCATCATGTCCCGTGACGTGGTGACCGCATTGACTCGGGCCGAAATTTTGGACGCGTCACCGAGCAGTAAGAAGGGGCTGACTCAGGCTCAAGAGGCGTTCAACGAATGGCATCAGGAAACGGGCCTGCCCATCAGTCATCTATCCCGTATTGTCTCGTTTACTGTGGATAACTAA
- the cobS gene encoding adenosylcobinamide-GDP ribazoletransferase: MATKPSPNNEWQAFWLAVGFLTRIPMLAKIDYSQRLMNQSSLYFPLVGLLLGASYAVAFSLFSLVTSPVVAIILVIIGHLFITGAFHEDGLADSVDALGGGYTVKKRLEIMKDSRIGTYGTVALVMALLLKVALLAEARYIWLALLVAPAVSRLTPLLLMATLPYVTDPDKSKSKPVADGFSHTRLAIAAAFVLILSAALSFWHPLLIIGILPAVLLVALCWGAYLRGQLGGYTGDALGASVVFSELVLLMFL, encoded by the coding sequence ATGGCGACCAAACCCTCCCCGAACAACGAATGGCAGGCCTTCTGGCTGGCTGTTGGCTTTCTGACCCGCATTCCGATGCTGGCCAAGATCGACTATTCCCAGCGCTTGATGAACCAGAGCAGCCTGTACTTTCCGCTCGTCGGTTTGCTGCTAGGCGCCAGCTACGCGGTTGCGTTCTCGCTGTTTTCCCTTGTTACCAGCCCGGTGGTGGCTATCATTCTGGTGATCATCGGGCATTTATTTATCACCGGGGCGTTTCACGAAGACGGTCTGGCCGACAGTGTCGATGCTTTAGGCGGCGGCTATACCGTTAAGAAGCGACTGGAGATCATGAAAGACAGCCGGATTGGCACCTACGGCACGGTGGCGTTGGTCATGGCGTTGCTGCTGAAGGTGGCTTTGCTGGCAGAAGCGCGTTATATCTGGCTCGCGCTGCTGGTCGCGCCCGCCGTTTCGCGACTGACGCCCTTGTTGCTGATGGCGACACTGCCGTATGTCACCGATCCGGATAAAAGCAAATCCAAACCGGTCGCGGATGGTTTCTCTCATACACGACTGGCCATCGCGGCGGCCTTTGTGCTGATTCTCAGCGCTGCGCTGTCATTCTGGCACCCGCTTTTGATCATCGGCATCTTGCCGGCGGTGCTGCTGGTGGCCCTTTGCTGGGGTGCCTACCTGCGCGGCCAGCTAGGCGGCTATACCGGCGATGCTCTGGGGGCAAGCGTAGTATTCAGCGAACTGGTGTTATTGATGTTTTTGTGA
- a CDS encoding MBL fold metallo-hydrolase has translation MSQPIVQHFFDEPTNTFSYVVRDPDSQACAILDSVLDFDYAAGRTDVRSADAIIQYVRDNDLTVEWVLETHVHADHLSAAPYLHEQLGGKTGIGARITDVQEIFGKAFNAGTEFARDGSQFDRLFKEGDTFSIGGLEGRVLHTPGHTPACLTYVIGDAAFVGDTLFMPDYGTARCDFPGGDARTLFRSIQKVLALPEQTRIFLCHDYKAPGREEFHCMTTVAEQRAANVHVHEGVSEDEFVKMRTERDATLGMPRLILPSVQVNMRAGEMPPAEDNGQVYLKVPLNLF, from the coding sequence ATGAGTCAGCCCATCGTCCAACACTTTTTCGATGAACCCACCAACACGTTCAGCTATGTGGTGCGGGATCCGGACAGTCAGGCCTGTGCCATCCTCGATTCGGTTCTGGACTTTGATTATGCCGCCGGGCGGACCGATGTTCGGTCAGCCGACGCCATTATTCAGTATGTACGCGATAACGATCTAACGGTTGAATGGGTGCTGGAAACCCACGTTCACGCCGATCATTTATCCGCCGCACCGTATCTGCACGAACAGCTGGGTGGAAAAACCGGCATTGGCGCCCGCATCACCGATGTGCAGGAAATCTTTGGTAAAGCCTTCAATGCAGGCACCGAATTCGCCCGGGACGGTAGCCAGTTTGATCGTCTATTCAAAGAAGGCGATACCTTCAGCATAGGCGGTTTGGAAGGTCGTGTACTCCACACGCCGGGGCACACACCAGCCTGCCTCACCTACGTTATTGGGGATGCAGCGTTCGTGGGCGACACCCTGTTCATGCCGGATTACGGTACAGCCCGCTGTGACTTCCCCGGCGGCGATGCCCGCACCTTGTTCCGGTCGATCCAGAAGGTGTTGGCGTTACCGGAGCAGACACGGATTTTCCTGTGCCACGATTACAAAGCACCGGGCCGGGAAGAGTTTCATTGTATGACCACCGTGGCGGAACAGCGTGCAGCCAACGTGCATGTGCACGAAGGCGTATCTGAAGACGAGTTTGTGAAGATGCGCACCGAGCGCGATGCCACCTTGGGGATGCCGCGTCTGATCTTGCCTTCGGTTCAGGTGAACATGCGGGCCGGTGAGATGCCTCCAGCGGAGGATAATGGGCAGGTCTATCTGAAAGTTCCGCTGAACCTGTTCTGA